Part of the Candidatus Chlorohelix allophototropha genome, TAAAAACTGATGTTGGTAATCGAGTCGGCGTGTTGGGTGGTGGGTTTACAGCAGTTGACTGTGTCCGTTCAGCAGTACGGCTTGGCGCCAAAAAAGTATCTATGTTGTATCGCCGTACTCTAGAAGAAATGAGTGCAACTGAAGAAGAAATTAGCTTGATGGAACCGGAAGGTATTGAAATCAAGACGTTGGTTTCTTCAAAAAGTATTGTGTCAAACGCAGATGGTTCGCTAAAAGGCATCGAAATGGTTCGCATGAAAATGAGCGAACCCGGCGCAGACGGAAGGCGCAAAGCCGTACCTGTTGAAGGCAGCGAGTTTATCTATGAGTGCGACATGGTAGTAGTTGCCTTCGGTCAGGACGTTGACCCTTCATGGGCGAGCGATTTGCGCGGTCCTAAACGCAACACCAAATACCCTGAACTGCTATACGCCAAGGGCGGAGAGTGGTTCGAGCGCGATAGAAAAACCTATATGACGAGCGTACCGCGCTTGTTCATAGCCGGTGACTTCTTTACCGGCGCAAACGATGTAGTCCACGCCATGGGCGAAGGACACGACGTTGCGATAAAAATTGATCAGTACCTTAAAACCAATAAGGTGCCGATACAGAAAATCGAGGTGTTCAACGCTAAACGTCCGCTCTTCAAAACTGGTTATGATGGCGTACCTCGCCAGCATATGGATTTGCTTTCGGTAGCGACTCGCAGAAAACACCCATATGAAGAAGTAGAGGTAGGGCTTACCAAAGAGCAGGGCGCTGTCGAAGCCTCACGTTGTTTGCTTTGCCAACATAATATTAACATCAATCCTGATCTTTGTATTCTTTGTGGATTGTGTGTAGAAGCATGCCCATACGATGTGCTCTACATGATACCCGCACAAGATTTAGAAGGTAATAATCAGGAAGTTATACCACAACTGAAACGAGAAGAAGAAAAAGATTACAGCGGTATGCTATTGGATGAAAAACGCTGTATCCGTTGTGGTATGTGTGTAGATGTTTGCCCTACTGAAGCAATTAATTTTCTTAAAGTTGTTGACGTTTCAGCAGGTTACGCACCGTTAGCGTTGCGATCCGTTATCAAATAAAAACAACTTCTGGATTTAAGCCTTGTTCTATCACAAGAACAAGGCTTTTCTTTTACCTAAAATTACCTGCCTGCAAATTAGGTTGAATTCTTCAAACTTTCTTCATATTTACAATAATAATTCTTCAAACCTTTTTGTTAAGATAATTTCAGTAAATTCAAACTTATATATGGAGATAACATAATGTTCAAGCTTTTCGGATCAAAGACACTACCCTACGAAAATATTACCCCACAAGAAGTTGACCAGCGTATTAAAAACCAGAAGCCATTAATAATTGATGTGCGCGAAAATTACGAGTATGCTCAGGGACATATCAAAGGCAGCAAGCTAATACCTTTGAGCCAAATCAACAGCAAGATAAATGTAATCGGCGCTAAAGATCGTGAAATTATTGTGGTTTGCCGCAGTGGAAGCCGGAGTAGCCATGCCGCAAATTTGCTATGCAACCAAGGATTTACCAGAATAGGCAATATCAAAGGTGGCATAATCGGTTGGATGCGTGCCGGACTGCCTTTAGAATAAATTACAACCATTTAAACCCGATTTTGGACAAAGCGGGGAGTTATCCAAACTCTATTATCTTCGCCGCCTTAAGAGTACACTATTAGTAGTAGAATCGGTCAGTTACAGTATTACCGTAACTAAAATAGAATAAGCGGGGCGAAGATATGGCGGAAACTACCACACCGAAAATACTCATAATAGAAGACGAAGAGAGCATCTGGAGCTTAGTAAAAGGCTATTTAGAACGAGAAGATTATAATGTTGCAGTAGCTACCGATGGTCAAAGCGGCTTGGAAACGGCACGGCGCATTAAACCCGACTTGATTGTGCTAGACTTAATGTTGCCCGGAATCGATGGTTTGGAAATTTGTCACTTGCTGCGGGCTGAATCGGACGTTTATATTTTGATGCTTACTGCGCGTACCGAAGAAATAGATCGTATCATTGGTCTTACGATGGGTGCAGACGATTATGTAACCAAACCCTTCTCACCCCGTGAACTGGTTGCACGAATTAAAGCCGCTCTAAGGCGGTATCGCCAAGACCCCTCTCCCGTTACATCCAATCGCAATATACTTGGAACGCTCTCTCTGGAAATCAGTTCCCGCAAAGTTTGGGTCAAGGATCAATTGCTGGATTTAACCCGAACTGAATTTGATTTACTGGCAACCCTTACTGAAATGCCCAGTAGGGTTTTTAGCCGGGAACAATTGCTCGAAGCAGTTTGGAGTCACGATTATTTCGGCGATGAACGGGTGGTAGATGTACACATCGGGCAACTACGAAAAAAAATAGAACTGGCAAGTGGGGGGCAACCCATAAAAACAGTATGGGGAGTGGGTTATCGTTTTGAGGCGGAGGCAGGAAAATGAATTCTCTCCGCACCCGCCTGCTTATTTCATATCTATCCATAATCGTGGTGGGGGTATTTACGCTGTTTATTGCCGCCAGTCTGATATCCAGCACCTTCTTCCAAGCAGATATTCGCAGCATCCTTGCCGAGAAGGGCAACAACGCTGCCAGTATTGAAAGCCTTAATAGCGCCTTCAACAACGGTGTCAGAAATTCCCTGATTATAGCCGCCTTCGCTTCCTTGATTACTGCGTTAGTGATTTCGCTGGTAATGAGTAGCCGCCTTTCGCAACCGCTACGAGCGCTTGGAATTGCCGCTACCCGAATCGCGTCAGGAAAGTATAGTGAGCGAGTACGCGCTCCGGCGATCAAAGAAATGTCTGATTTGGCATATTGTTTTAACCAGATGGCAGAAACTCTGCAAGAGAACGAAAGCAGGCGAAGGGAACTCATTGCCGATCTTGCTCATGAACTCCGCACACCGCTTACTGCCATTGAAGGACATATGGAAGGGTTAATTGACGGGGTGCTTGAACCTACCCCTGTTACTTTTGGAATAGTGCAACGTGAAGCACGCCGCTTGCATCGCCTTTCCGAAGAATTAAGCGAATTGTCGCGGGTTGAATCTGGCATGCTAAAGCTTAATCTGGAAAAACAGTTACCCCTTGAGGTGCTTAACGAAGTCATCGCGAAGGTCAGTCCGCAGTTTGAATTTAAAGGAG contains:
- a CDS encoding FAD-dependent oxidoreductase, with amino-acid sequence MSTKFEVAAGDSAWLKKNVNCQFNCPVDTNVPEYIDKISQGKYGEAYEINRHSNVLVGVMGRICTHPCEEICRRCLIDEPIGIRDLKRVAADNGFKDATKLTKKAGTLPTKIAIVGGGPTGLVAARDLAEAGHSVMIYEALEKLGGQMWAGIPDYRLPRDVTDNEIETNVLALGVECKLNTYIGRDVMLGDLLDQYDAVLMAAGTYKEKPPATWDNKPVPGADHPKVIPGLKFMLDYNRGVKTDVGNRVGVLGGGFTAVDCVRSAVRLGAKKVSMLYRRTLEEMSATEEEISLMEPEGIEIKTLVSSKSIVSNADGSLKGIEMVRMKMSEPGADGRRKAVPVEGSEFIYECDMVVVAFGQDVDPSWASDLRGPKRNTKYPELLYAKGGEWFERDRKTYMTSVPRLFIAGDFFTGANDVVHAMGEGHDVAIKIDQYLKTNKVPIQKIEVFNAKRPLFKTGYDGVPRQHMDLLSVATRRKHPYEEVEVGLTKEQGAVEASRCLLCQHNININPDLCILCGLCVEACPYDVLYMIPAQDLEGNNQEVIPQLKREEEKDYSGMLLDEKRCIRCGMCVDVCPTEAINFLKVVDVSAGYAPLALRSVIK
- a CDS encoding rhodanese-like domain-containing protein encodes the protein MFKLFGSKTLPYENITPQEVDQRIKNQKPLIIDVRENYEYAQGHIKGSKLIPLSQINSKINVIGAKDREIIVVCRSGSRSSHAANLLCNQGFTRIGNIKGGIIGWMRAGLPLE
- a CDS encoding response regulator transcription factor, with amino-acid sequence MAETTTPKILIIEDEESIWSLVKGYLEREDYNVAVATDGQSGLETARRIKPDLIVLDLMLPGIDGLEICHLLRAESDVYILMLTARTEEIDRIIGLTMGADDYVTKPFSPRELVARIKAALRRYRQDPSPVTSNRNILGTLSLEISSRKVWVKDQLLDLTRTEFDLLATLTEMPSRVFSREQLLEAVWSHDYFGDERVVDVHIGQLRKKIELASGGQPIKTVWGVGYRFEAEAGK
- a CDS encoding sensor histidine kinase translates to MNSLRTRLLISYLSIIVVGVFTLFIAASLISSTFFQADIRSILAEKGNNAASIESLNSAFNNGVRNSLIIAAFASLITALVISLVMSSRLSQPLRALGIAATRIASGKYSERVRAPAIKEMSDLAYCFNQMAETLQENESRRRELIADLAHELRTPLTAIEGHMEGLIDGVLEPTPVTFGIVQREARRLHRLSEELSELSRVESGMLKLNLEKQLPLEVLNEVIAKVSPQFEFKGVRLEIDPAAAKASAIKGDRDRIEQVLINLLSNALRYTEKDGYVKLHANNMSDGVEFKVEDNGGGISQEHLKHVFERFYRADKSRSRGASSGSGIGLTIAKYLIQAQGGDIWIESEPGKGTTVHFSLLRWQ